GGCCCGTAATAATAACCCAAAACGGGGAGCCACGAGCTGTTCTGCAAGATCCTCAAAGTTATGAAAATATGCGTAATGCCATCGGTATTTTAAAACTCATTTCAGAAGGGGAGACAGATGTTAGGGAGGGGCGAGCAAAGCCGCAGGATGAGGTGTTTGATGAAATCGAAAAAGCGCTGAAAGACAGTCGCAGATGACCAAAAAATACCAAGTAAAATGGGCGGCAGTGGCGCAAAGTGATTTGAAACAAATAATTGATTACATAGCGCTTGAAAGCCCTGGCAATGCACTGCAAATAC
This Deltaproteobacteria bacterium DNA region includes the following protein-coding sequences:
- a CDS encoding type II toxin-antitoxin system Phd/YefM family antitoxin: MNITSDIKPVTYLKSRAADLLNQINETHRPVIITQNGEPRAVLQDPQSYENMRNAIGILKLISEGETDVREGRAKPQDEVFDEIEKALKDSRR